One window from the genome of Metabacillus flavus encodes:
- a CDS encoding 2-oxoacid:ferredoxin oxidoreductase subunit beta: MATFKDFRNDVKPNWCPGCGDFSVQAAIQRAAANTGLEPDQLAVVSGIGCSGRISGYINSFGFHGIHGRSLPIAQGVKMANRDLTVIASGGDGDGFAIGMGHTIHAIRRNIDITYIVMDNQIYGLTKGQTSPRSEAGFVTKSTPNGSVESALSVIELALTAGATFVAQSFSTDLKDLTSLIEQGIQHKGFSFINVFSPCVTYNKVNTYDWFKENLTKLNTIETYDPSNRISAMQTVMEYNGLVTGLIYQDKNRASYQEMIQGYSKQPLSKADLEITEAQFEQLTAEFM, encoded by the coding sequence ATGGCAACCTTTAAAGATTTTCGAAATGATGTTAAACCAAATTGGTGCCCGGGATGCGGGGATTTCTCTGTACAGGCTGCCATTCAAAGGGCGGCGGCTAATACAGGTCTTGAGCCTGATCAGCTTGCAGTTGTATCGGGAATCGGATGTTCAGGGCGGATTTCCGGTTATATTAATTCGTTTGGTTTTCATGGAATTCATGGGCGCTCACTGCCGATTGCCCAGGGAGTGAAAATGGCGAACCGCGATCTGACAGTCATAGCCTCCGGCGGTGACGGGGACGGATTTGCAATCGGAATGGGACATACCATCCATGCTATTCGCAGAAATATCGATATAACCTATATAGTTATGGATAATCAGATTTATGGTCTGACAAAGGGGCAGACCTCTCCGCGAAGCGAAGCTGGCTTTGTAACGAAAAGCACCCCTAACGGATCCGTCGAATCCGCCCTGTCTGTCATAGAACTTGCGCTTACAGCAGGGGCAACGTTTGTAGCACAGAGTTTTTCAACTGATTTGAAGGATTTAACATCGCTGATTGAACAGGGGATACAGCATAAAGGATTCTCGTTCATTAATGTATTCAGCCCCTGTGTAACATACAATAAAGTGAACACATATGATTGGTTTAAAGAGAATTTAACGAAATTGAACACAATCGAAACCTATGATCCCTCAAATAGAATTTCTGCGATGCAGACAGTTATGGAGTATAACGGGCTCGTCACCGGGCTGATCTATCAGGATAAGAACAGAGCCTCTTATCAGGAGATGATTCAAGGGTACAGCAAACAGCCGCTGTCCAAAGCTGATTTAGAAATAACTGAAGCTCAATTTGAGCAGCTGACAGCAGAATTTATGTGA
- the tdh gene encoding L-threonine 3-dehydrogenase yields MNGKMKALVKHHEGYGAQLQMVDIPKIKEDEVLIKVKATSICGTDVHIYTWDQWSQSRVKPPYVFGHEFSGEVIEVGSKVTSVAEGDHVSAETHLVCGQCPQCLTGNAHICKDTKIIGVDTNGCFAEYVALPASNLWKNPKDMPWDVASIQEPMGNAVHTVLSGDTAGKTVAIIGCGPIGIMAAGVAKAAGASQVIALDLNNYRLELAAAMGATTIINSGETDPLQKILDLTNGNGVDVVCEMSGHPVAMDQGFKMVTNGGRISILSLPVQPVQIDVTNDIVFKGITVKGITGRKMYETWQQVSSLLKSGQVDVEPMITHHLKLEDFEEGFELMIQGKCGKVVLHP; encoded by the coding sequence ATGAACGGAAAAATGAAAGCGCTTGTAAAGCACCATGAAGGCTATGGAGCACAGCTGCAAATGGTTGATATTCCTAAAATAAAAGAAGACGAAGTCCTTATAAAAGTAAAAGCAACCTCAATCTGCGGAACTGATGTTCACATTTATACGTGGGATCAGTGGTCGCAAAGCCGTGTAAAACCGCCTTATGTATTTGGCCACGAGTTCTCCGGAGAAGTCATTGAGGTCGGAAGCAAAGTAACCAGTGTAGCTGAGGGTGACCACGTATCTGCTGAAACGCATTTAGTATGCGGCCAATGTCCGCAATGTTTAACCGGCAATGCCCATATATGCAAAGATACAAAAATTATTGGGGTGGATACGAATGGCTGTTTCGCAGAATACGTAGCCCTTCCAGCCTCTAATCTTTGGAAAAACCCGAAGGACATGCCTTGGGATGTCGCATCCATCCAGGAGCCGATGGGCAATGCCGTCCATACTGTTCTTTCTGGTGATACAGCAGGCAAAACCGTTGCCATTATAGGATGCGGACCGATTGGCATTATGGCAGCAGGGGTAGCAAAAGCAGCGGGAGCATCACAGGTTATTGCTTTAGATCTAAACAACTACCGTCTCGAACTCGCTGCTGCAATGGGAGCGACGACAATCATTAACTCAGGGGAAACCGACCCTTTGCAAAAAATTCTTGATCTGACGAACGGGAATGGAGTGGATGTTGTCTGCGAAATGTCAGGTCATCCAGTTGCGATGGACCAAGGCTTTAAAATGGTTACAAACGGAGGGCGCATCTCTATTTTAAGTTTGCCTGTTCAGCCTGTGCAGATTGACGTAACGAATGATATTGTATTTAAAGGAATAACGGTGAAGGGAATTACCGGCCGGAAGATGTACGAAACGTGGCAGCAGGTTTCAAGTCTGCTAAAATCCGGTCAGGTAGACGTAGAGCCGATGATTACTCATCATCTGAAGCTTGAAGATTTTGAAGAAGGCTTTGAACTAATGATCCAGGGGAAATGCGGGAAAGTCGTATTGCATCCATAA
- a CDS encoding glycine C-acetyltransferase: MKGFEYLQEELDQMKEQGTFRKLVPLESEQGSKVVIDGREVIQLSSNNYLGLTSHPRLRKAAIEATEKYGAGTGSVRTIAGTFSMHEELERNLAKFKHTEASLVFQSGFTTNQGVLSSILTSEDVVISDALNHASIIDGIRLTKAARKVYKHVDMEDLERALKECSDYRVRLIVTDGVFSMDGNIAPLPQIVELAEKYDALIMVDDAHASGVLGENGRGTVNHFGLDGRVHIQVGTLSKAIGVLGGYVASTQTLIDYLIHKGRPFLFSTSHPPAVTAACIEAINVLLEEPELIEKLWDNAKFFKDGLTKLGFDTGKSETPVTPVIVGDEKKCHQFSDKLLEYGVFAQGIAFPTVSKGQARVRTIVTAQHSKEELQEALNLFEKAAKELNIL; this comes from the coding sequence ATGAAAGGTTTTGAATATTTGCAAGAAGAACTTGATCAAATGAAAGAACAGGGAACGTTCCGTAAACTCGTACCGCTCGAATCTGAGCAGGGCTCTAAAGTGGTTATTGACGGCAGGGAAGTGATTCAGCTCTCCTCCAACAACTACCTTGGTCTTACTTCCCATCCAAGGCTTCGTAAAGCAGCCATTGAAGCAACTGAAAAATACGGGGCTGGAACAGGCTCCGTCCGAACCATTGCCGGTACGTTTTCCATGCATGAAGAGCTGGAGAGAAACCTCGCAAAATTTAAGCATACAGAAGCATCACTTGTTTTCCAATCCGGTTTTACTACGAATCAGGGTGTACTGTCATCCATTCTAACAAGTGAAGATGTTGTCATTTCGGACGCTTTAAACCACGCATCCATTATAGATGGAATCCGTCTGACCAAGGCAGCCCGCAAAGTATACAAGCATGTCGATATGGAGGATCTTGAACGTGCGCTAAAAGAATGTTCGGATTACCGTGTCCGTCTCATTGTAACGGATGGTGTATTTTCGATGGACGGCAATATCGCTCCGCTTCCTCAAATCGTTGAACTCGCAGAAAAATATGATGCGCTGATCATGGTTGATGACGCACATGCTTCAGGCGTCCTTGGAGAAAATGGAAGAGGGACCGTTAATCACTTTGGATTAGATGGACGCGTTCATATTCAGGTGGGCACACTTAGTAAAGCGATCGGTGTTCTCGGAGGGTATGTAGCAAGCACCCAGACGCTTATTGATTACTTGATTCATAAAGGCCGTCCATTTTTGTTCAGTACATCGCATCCGCCTGCTGTGACAGCAGCCTGCATCGAAGCAATCAATGTTCTTCTTGAAGAACCGGAACTCATTGAAAAACTTTGGGATAATGCAAAGTTCTTTAAAGATGGTTTAACTAAACTCGGCTTTGACACAGGGAAAAGCGAAACTCCGGTTACCCCCGTTATTGTCGGAGACGAAAAAAAATGTCATCAGTTTTCTGATAAACTTCTTGAATACGGTGTATTTGCACAGGGTATTGCCTTTCCGACCGTTTCAAAAGGCCAGGCCCGTGTAAGGACGATCGTAACGGCTCAGCATTCAAAAGAAGAGCTTCAAGAAGCTTTGAATCTCTTTGAAAAAGCGGCAAAAGAATTGAACATTCTTTAA
- the miaB gene encoding tRNA (N6-isopentenyl adenosine(37)-C2)-methylthiotransferase MiaB, with the protein MNEKQREENNQVTPETNKTEKDYSKYFQAVYMPPSLKDAKKRGKEDIQYKNDFSISEEFRGMGSGKKFYIRTYGCQMNEHDTEVMAGIFTALGYEATNSTEDADVILLNTCAIRENAENKVFGEIGHLKPLKLNKPGLLVGVCGCMSQEESVVNKILQKHPHIDMIFGTHNIHRLPHILKDAYMSKEMVIEVWSKEGDVIENLPRVRKGAIKGWVNIMYGCDKFCTYCIVPYTRGKERSRRPEEIIQEVRQLAAQGYKEITLLGQNVNAYGKDFSDLDYGLGDLMDELHKIDIPRIRFTTSHPRDFDDRLIEVLAKGGNLLDHIHLPIQSGSSDVLKLMARKYTREHYIDLVKKIKTAMPNATLTTDIIVGFPNETEEQFEETLSIYREIQFDAAYTYIYSPREGTPAAKMQDNVPMRVKKERLQRLNNLVNEISAKKMQEYEGHVVEVLVEGESKNNPDVLAGYTEKSKLVNFRGPREIIGQIVKVKVTKAKTWSLDGEMAEEAIEVN; encoded by the coding sequence ATGAACGAAAAACAGCGTGAAGAAAATAACCAGGTTACTCCTGAAACGAACAAAACAGAAAAAGACTACAGCAAATATTTTCAAGCTGTCTATATGCCTCCGTCCTTGAAAGATGCAAAAAAACGGGGCAAAGAAGACATTCAATATAAAAACGATTTTTCGATCTCCGAAGAGTTCAGAGGGATGGGAAGCGGAAAAAAATTTTATATCCGTACATACGGCTGCCAAATGAATGAGCATGATACAGAAGTGATGGCGGGAATATTTACTGCGCTCGGATATGAAGCGACAAATTCCACTGAGGATGCAGACGTTATTCTCCTTAATACTTGTGCCATCCGAGAAAACGCTGAAAATAAAGTGTTCGGCGAAATCGGGCATTTAAAGCCTTTGAAGCTGAATAAACCAGGCCTGCTCGTTGGAGTATGCGGATGTATGTCCCAAGAGGAATCCGTCGTAAATAAAATACTGCAAAAGCATCCTCACATCGATATGATTTTCGGAACGCATAATATCCACCGTCTTCCTCACATTCTGAAGGACGCGTATATGTCCAAAGAAATGGTCATTGAGGTTTGGTCAAAAGAAGGTGATGTAATCGAAAACCTTCCGAGAGTCAGGAAAGGCGCCATTAAGGGGTGGGTGAACATTATGTACGGCTGTGATAAGTTCTGCACCTACTGTATCGTTCCTTATACACGCGGAAAAGAACGGAGCCGCCGTCCTGAGGAAATTATCCAGGAAGTTCGCCAGCTTGCAGCACAGGGCTATAAAGAAATTACGCTCCTTGGACAAAATGTCAATGCATATGGTAAAGACTTTTCGGACCTGGATTACGGGCTTGGCGATTTAATGGATGAACTTCATAAAATCGATATCCCGAGAATCCGCTTTACAACAAGCCATCCGCGTGACTTTGATGACAGGCTGATTGAAGTTCTTGCAAAAGGCGGAAATCTTCTGGATCATATTCATTTGCCTATCCAGTCCGGAAGCTCAGATGTACTGAAGCTCATGGCCCGCAAATATACTCGCGAGCACTATATAGATCTAGTGAAAAAGATTAAAACAGCCATGCCAAATGCAACCTTAACAACAGACATCATTGTCGGTTTTCCAAATGAAACCGAGGAACAGTTTGAAGAAACACTGTCCATCTATAGAGAAATCCAGTTTGATGCGGCCTACACTTATATCTATTCTCCACGGGAAGGCACACCTGCTGCTAAGATGCAGGATAATGTTCCGATGCGTGTGAAAAAAGAACGTCTTCAGCGTCTGAATAACCTTGTAAATGAAATTTCTGCCAAGAAAATGCAGGAATATGAGGGACATGTTGTCGAAGTATTAGTTGAAGGGGAAAGCAAAAATAACCCTGATGTATTAGCCGGCTACACAGAAAAAAGCAAGCTCGTCAACTTCCGTGGACCTAGAGAAATCATTGGCCAAATCGTAAAAGTAAAAGTTACGAAAGCTAAAACATGGTCGCTGGACGGGGAGATGGCAGAAGAAGCTATAGAGGTGAACTGA
- a CDS encoding RicAFT regulatory complex protein RicA family protein, whose amino-acid sequence MTRYSKDDIVARAKELAQMISETEEVDFFKRAEAQLNENEKVRSMIASIKSLQKQAVNFQHYGKTEALKQIEDKIDSIQEELDQLPIIQEFQDSQIEVNDLLQLVANTISNQVTDKIIESTEGDLLTGETGSKLKNSPGGSC is encoded by the coding sequence ATGACACGTTATTCAAAGGATGACATTGTGGCCCGTGCTAAGGAACTTGCGCAAATGATTTCAGAAACAGAGGAAGTCGACTTTTTCAAAAGAGCCGAAGCGCAGCTCAATGAAAATGAAAAAGTGCGCAGTATGATTGCAAGCATTAAAAGTCTGCAAAAACAAGCGGTCAATTTCCAGCACTACGGTAAAACTGAAGCGCTGAAGCAAATTGAAGATAAGATCGACAGCATTCAGGAAGAACTGGACCAGCTGCCAATCATCCAGGAATTCCAGGATTCACAAATTGAGGTTAATGATCTGCTTCAGCTTGTGGCTAATACCATTTCCAATCAGGTAACTGATAAAATCATTGAAAGCACAGAAGGTGACCTGCTGACGGGCGAAACAGGATCCAAGCTTAAAAACAGTCCGGGCGGAAGCTGCTGA
- a CDS encoding outer spore coat protein CotE: protein MSEYREIITKAVVAKGRKFTQCTHTISPSQRPTSILGGWIINHKYEPHKVGKTVEVEGTYDINVWYSYDDNTKTEVVTERVKYVDVVKLKYRDNHFIDDEHEVCAKVLQQPNCLEVTISPNGNKIIVQAEREVLAEVIGETKVCVVVHPDGCEDDEWEEDLEDEFEDLNPEFLAGEAEE from the coding sequence ATGTCTGAATACAGAGAAATTATCACTAAAGCGGTTGTTGCGAAGGGACGAAAGTTCACACAATGCACGCACACGATCTCCCCGTCTCAAAGACCTACAAGTATTTTGGGCGGCTGGATTATCAACCATAAATATGAACCCCATAAAGTTGGTAAGACAGTCGAGGTCGAAGGTACTTATGACATTAACGTTTGGTATTCATACGATGATAACACGAAGACGGAAGTTGTTACCGAGCGGGTCAAGTATGTGGATGTTGTAAAACTAAAGTACAGAGATAATCATTTTATTGATGATGAGCATGAAGTATGCGCAAAGGTTCTTCAGCAGCCGAACTGCCTGGAAGTCACCATTTCTCCAAATGGCAATAAGATTATTGTTCAGGCTGAGCGTGAAGTGCTGGCTGAAGTAATCGGCGAGACGAAGGTATGTGTCGTGGTTCATCCGGATGGCTGCGAGGATGATGAATGGGAAGAAGACTTAGAGGATGAATTTGAGGATCTTAATCCTGAGTTTTTAGCTGGAGAAGCAGAAGAGTAA
- the mutS gene encoding DNA mismatch repair protein MutS encodes MATYTPMMQQYLTIKADYEDAFLFFRLGDFYEMFFEDAIRASQELEITLTSRDGGSSERIPMCGVPYHSAPNYIEQLIEKGYKVAICEQTEDPKQAKGVVRREVVQLITPGTVMDGKGVSEKENNFLVSLTVLADGFGFAVTDLTTGENSVTVASRFDEALNEIYSLGAKEAVIESTLSEDYIKMMKDRCNVAVSFETNDSPEQIPGNLFSNIQDQHLQRSFARLYHYIIRTQKRSLDHLQAVRHYELTNFLKMDLYSKRNLELTETIRSSGRKGSLLWLLDETKTAMGGRLLKQWIDRPLIDRLKIEERHEMVQVLLERFFEREDIREGLKEVYDLERLAGRVAFGNVNARDMIQLKKSLQQVPMLAALVQSLDHSYSNKLAERIDPCDELKDLLEQALVEQPPVSVKEGNMMKEGFSEQLDQYRDASKNGKTWIAELEASERERTGIRSLKVGFNRVFGYYIEITRANLQHLPEGLYERKQTLTNAERFITPDLKEKEALILEAEENMAELEYQLFNELREQVRTFIPRLQALAKCISELDVLQCFATVSDKRRYVKPSFSDDRLEVTGGRHPVVEKVLQSQEYVPNDCRMGDGSGRSMLLITGPNMSGKSTYMRQVALTAILAQIGCFVPAEKAVLPIFDQIFTRIGAADDLISGQSTFMVEMLEARNAIVHATKNSLILFDEIGRGTSTYDGMALAQAMIEYIHDKIGAKTLFSTHYHELTVLDQPLKLLSNVHVRAVERNGKVVFLHKISEGPADRSYGIHVAELAELPPDLIKRAQQILEKLENQPKTQVKERESEKQPAVQEEEAQLSFFTPDKPVKKQKKGEAADRVLRDALLELNILEMTPLEAMNKLFELQKNAR; translated from the coding sequence ATGGCTACTTACACGCCGATGATGCAGCAATACTTAACGATTAAGGCAGATTACGAGGATGCCTTTTTATTTTTTAGATTAGGTGATTTTTACGAGATGTTTTTTGAGGATGCCATTCGTGCATCACAGGAGCTTGAAATAACGTTAACGAGCAGAGATGGCGGGAGCAGTGAACGAATTCCGATGTGCGGTGTTCCCTATCATTCTGCCCCAAATTACATAGAACAGCTGATTGAAAAAGGCTATAAGGTGGCAATATGCGAGCAAACGGAAGATCCTAAACAGGCCAAAGGTGTCGTCCGGAGAGAAGTTGTACAGCTGATCACACCCGGCACGGTTATGGACGGCAAGGGCGTTTCAGAGAAAGAAAATAACTTCCTTGTCAGCCTGACGGTGCTTGCGGATGGCTTTGGATTCGCAGTTACCGATTTAACGACAGGTGAAAACAGTGTAACGGTGGCAAGCCGATTTGATGAGGCGCTAAACGAAATCTATTCGCTTGGAGCAAAGGAGGCTGTAATAGAAAGCACCCTGTCTGAGGACTATATAAAAATGATGAAGGACCGGTGCAATGTGGCGGTATCCTTTGAAACCAATGATTCGCCGGAGCAGATTCCGGGAAATCTTTTCTCCAATATCCAGGATCAGCACCTGCAAAGGTCCTTTGCAAGGCTTTACCATTATATTATCCGGACTCAAAAGAGGAGCCTGGATCATTTGCAGGCTGTCCGTCATTACGAGCTGACGAACTTTCTTAAAATGGATTTATATTCCAAGCGAAATCTTGAGTTGACGGAAACGATCCGCAGCAGCGGGAGAAAAGGTTCATTGCTGTGGCTTCTGGATGAAACGAAAACGGCCATGGGAGGTCGTTTGCTGAAGCAATGGATTGACAGACCGCTTATTGACAGACTAAAGATTGAAGAGCGGCATGAAATGGTCCAGGTTCTGCTGGAAAGGTTTTTTGAGCGTGAAGATATTAGAGAAGGCTTGAAGGAAGTATACGATTTAGAACGTCTGGCAGGAAGAGTAGCTTTCGGGAATGTAAATGCAAGAGACATGATTCAGCTGAAAAAATCGCTGCAGCAGGTTCCAATGCTTGCAGCTCTCGTTCAATCCCTAGACCATTCATATTCTAATAAACTGGCAGAACGCATTGATCCTTGTGATGAGCTAAAGGACCTCCTGGAGCAGGCTCTTGTTGAGCAGCCGCCGGTCTCTGTTAAAGAGGGGAACATGATGAAAGAGGGGTTCAGCGAACAGCTCGATCAGTACCGTGATGCAAGTAAAAACGGGAAAACCTGGATTGCCGAGCTAGAAGCGAGCGAAAGAGAAAGAACGGGTATTCGTTCATTAAAAGTGGGATTCAACCGGGTATTTGGCTATTATATCGAGATTACGAGAGCCAATCTGCAGCATTTGCCTGAAGGTCTTTACGAACGCAAGCAAACATTGACCAATGCAGAACGGTTTATCACTCCGGATTTAAAAGAAAAAGAGGCACTGATTCTAGAAGCGGAAGAAAACATGGCAGAGCTTGAATACCAGCTGTTTAATGAACTTAGGGAACAGGTGCGAACGTTTATTCCGAGATTGCAGGCACTCGCTAAATGCATAAGCGAACTGGATGTTCTGCAGTGCTTTGCCACGGTCAGTGATAAACGCCGCTATGTAAAGCCATCCTTTTCCGATGATCGGCTTGAAGTAACCGGGGGCCGTCATCCGGTCGTCGAAAAGGTTTTGCAATCTCAGGAATATGTGCCCAACGATTGCAGGATGGGCGATGGCAGCGGCAGAAGCATGCTGCTGATTACCGGTCCCAATATGTCCGGTAAGAGCACCTATATGCGTCAGGTCGCATTAACGGCGATCCTTGCACAGATCGGGTGTTTCGTTCCCGCGGAAAAAGCAGTGCTGCCAATTTTTGACCAGATTTTCACTCGAATTGGGGCAGCAGATGATCTAATCTCAGGTCAAAGTACATTCATGGTAGAAATGCTTGAAGCGAGAAACGCGATTGTTCATGCAACGAAAAACAGCCTTATTTTGTTTGATGAAATTGGCCGTGGTACATCCACATACGATGGAATGGCTCTTGCACAGGCAATGATTGAATATATTCATGACAAAATTGGAGCAAAGACCCTGTTTTCCACCCATTATCATGAACTGACGGTTTTAGATCAGCCTTTGAAATTGCTTTCCAATGTCCATGTCAGAGCGGTCGAGCGCAATGGAAAAGTTGTTTTTCTCCATAAAATTTCTGAAGGCCCAGCTGACCGGAGCTATGGAATTCATGTTGCTGAGCTTGCGGAACTTCCTCCCGATCTCATTAAAAGAGCTCAGCAGATTTTAGAAAAGCTCGAAAATCAGCCGAAGACTCAAGTAAAGGAGAGGGAGTCAGAAAAACAGCCTGCTGTCCAGGAAGAAGAGGCTCAGCTGTCGTTCTTCACTCCGGACAAGCCTGTTAAAAAGCAGAAAAAAGGGGAAGCGGCAGACAGGGTGCTAAGAGACGCTCTGCTCGAATTGAACATCCTTGAAATGACACCGCTTGAAGCGATGAATAAATTGTTTGAACTTCAAAAAAACGCAAGATAA
- the mutL gene encoding DNA mismatch repair endonuclease MutL: MGKIVLLNDQLSNKIAAGEVVERPASVVKELAENAIDANSSVIEIEIEEAGLGLIRIIDNGDGMEPEDCLNAFHRHATSKIKDENDLFRIRTLGFRGEALPSIASVSHVEMKTSNGIDEGSFLKLTGGKVEQHEASSSRKGTDITVSNLFFNTPARLKYMKTVHTELGNITDTVNRLAMANSSVSFRLTHNGKTILHTNGNGDVRQVMASIYGLSVAKKMVPISLESLDFQVTGYLALPEVTRASRNYISTIINGRHIKNYALAKAIMEGYHTLLPIGRYPIAYLNISMDPLLVDVNVHPSKMEVRLSKEAELYELVSKGIQTTFRKKTLIPESQPQKAKPAPHMDEQQILSFESYRPYEKTPRAPIQTEEQQVQEEREAEPAAVPDNDFTGVVKETVPERNLPDEKTHEENARVEPRVPPMYPIGQMHGTYILAQNETGLYMIDQHAAQERIKYEFYREKVAKMEKEVQELLVPITLHYSHDEALRIGESLNALAEVGVFLEPFGGSSYIVRSHPQWFPSGKEQFVIEEMIQQVLDLKKPDVKKLREEAAILMSCKASIKANRYLRIDEMTALLEELRRAEDPFTCPHGRPVIVHFTTYEMEKMFKRIM, translated from the coding sequence ATGGGCAAAATCGTCCTGCTTAATGATCAGCTCAGCAACAAAATAGCGGCTGGTGAAGTGGTTGAACGTCCTGCTTCTGTTGTGAAGGAGCTAGCAGAAAACGCGATTGACGCAAACAGTTCAGTTATTGAGATTGAAATAGAAGAAGCGGGGCTTGGCTTAATCCGGATCATCGATAATGGAGACGGAATGGAGCCTGAGGATTGTTTAAACGCCTTTCACCGCCATGCAACGAGCAAGATTAAGGATGAAAATGATTTATTCCGCATCCGGACACTGGGCTTCAGAGGAGAAGCCCTTCCGAGTATTGCGTCTGTTTCCCATGTGGAGATGAAAACGAGCAATGGGATAGATGAGGGATCCTTTTTGAAGCTTACAGGGGGAAAGGTAGAACAGCATGAGGCCTCTTCAAGCCGCAAGGGCACGGATATTACCGTCTCCAACCTGTTTTTTAACACTCCTGCCCGTCTCAAATATATGAAAACCGTCCATACCGAGCTTGGCAATATTACGGATACGGTAAACCGTTTAGCTATGGCCAACTCATCGGTTTCTTTCAGGTTGACCCATAATGGCAAAACCATACTCCATACGAATGGAAACGGGGATGTCCGCCAGGTGATGGCCTCAATTTACGGGTTATCCGTCGCGAAGAAAATGGTGCCGATTTCACTGGAATCCCTTGATTTTCAGGTGACAGGCTATTTAGCACTTCCAGAAGTGACAAGAGCATCGAGAAATTATATTTCAACCATTATTAATGGCCGGCATATCAAAAATTACGCGCTGGCAAAAGCCATCATGGAGGGCTACCATACACTTCTCCCAATAGGCCGGTATCCGATTGCGTATCTAAATATTTCGATGGATCCCTTGCTTGTTGATGTTAATGTTCATCCTTCTAAAATGGAGGTAAGGCTCAGCAAGGAAGCGGAGCTGTACGAGCTTGTTTCCAAGGGTATACAAACAACGTTCCGCAAAAAAACACTCATCCCGGAATCACAGCCTCAAAAAGCTAAGCCGGCGCCGCACATGGATGAGCAGCAGATTTTATCATTTGAATCATACCGTCCGTATGAAAAAACACCTCGAGCACCCATTCAAACGGAAGAGCAGCAGGTTCAGGAGGAAAGGGAGGCTGAGCCTGCGGCAGTGCCTGACAATGACTTTACCGGAGTGGTAAAAGAAACAGTCCCTGAAAGAAATCTCCCTGATGAGAAGACTCATGAAGAAAATGCTCGAGTGGAGCCAAGAGTTCCTCCGATGTATCCAATTGGACAAATGCATGGGACGTATATTCTCGCCCAGAATGAAACAGGTCTCTACATGATTGATCAGCATGCTGCGCAGGAACGAATTAAATATGAATTTTACCGGGAAAAGGTAGCAAAAATGGAGAAGGAAGTGCAGGAGCTGCTTGTGCCAATAACCTTGCATTATTCTCATGATGAGGCGCTAAGGATTGGAGAGTCATTAAATGCTCTTGCTGAAGTGGGAGTGTTTCTTGAGCCTTTCGGCGGGAGCAGCTATATTGTCCGCTCGCATCCTCAGTGGTTTCCTTCAGGTAAAGAGCAATTTGTTATTGAAGAGATGATCCAGCAAGTTCTGGATCTTAAAAAACCGGATGTCAAAAAACTGAGGGAAGAAGCGGCGATTTTAATGAGCTGCAAAGCATCCATTAAAGCGAACCGCTATTTAAGGATTGATGAAATGACGGCTCTTCTCGAGGAATTAAGAAGAGCGGAAGATCCTTTTACTTGTCCGCATGGTAGACCGGTCATTGTTCACTTCACCACGTATGAAATGGAAAAAATGTTTAAACGTATTATGTAA
- a CDS encoding YmaF family protein, protein MRVVFAPPDFPSHSHVFLIETSESVGHTHVMDGFTKPVNGNAFDGHFHFFSGISSFEEGHYHRFYGKTGPAVPLPDGTHYHSMSGRTYLNYNKPPGVTAGGVQYAEGGIERHFHLFDGMTGNPVGVDQPAWYRWNPLWL, encoded by the coding sequence ATGAGGGTGGTTTTTGCCCCGCCGGATTTCCCGTCGCACAGTCATGTGTTTTTAATTGAAACGTCTGAAAGTGTTGGTCATACTCATGTAATGGATGGTTTTACAAAGCCTGTGAATGGGAATGCATTTGATGGGCATTTTCATTTTTTCAGCGGGATCAGTTCGTTTGAGGAAGGGCACTATCACCGTTTCTACGGTAAAACGGGACCCGCTGTCCCGCTGCCGGATGGGACGCATTACCATAGTATGTCTGGCAGAACGTACTTAAATTATAATAAACCTCCAGGTGTGACTGCGGGAGGCGTGCAGTATGCTGAAGGCGGAATCGAACGCCACTTTCATTTATTTGATGGTATGACTGGGAATCCGGTAGGTGTGGATCAGCCGGCATGGTATAGATGGAATCCGCTATGGCTATAA